A stretch of the Flavobacterium sp. 5 genome encodes the following:
- a CDS encoding helix-turn-helix domain-containing protein, whose protein sequence is MKNYNNIKTFDQLIEVEHGKIGTESRNTYEKNSQMFIISEMLKDARKEAKITQEQLAEKTGTKKSYISRIENGRGNIQLSTLIRIFEIGLNKRIGLTFL, encoded by the coding sequence ATGAAAAATTATAACAACATAAAAACATTTGATCAACTTATTGAAGTTGAACACGGAAAAATTGGAACTGAAAGTAGAAATACTTATGAAAAAAATTCTCAAATGTTTATAATAAGTGAGATGCTTAAAGATGCCCGAAAAGAAGCCAAAATAACCCAAGAGCAATTAGCAGAAAAAACAGGAACTAAAAAAAGTTATATTTCGAGAATTGAAAATGGAAGAGGAAATATACAACTCTCTACTTTAATAAGAATCTTTGAAATTGGGCTTAATAAAAGAATTGGGTTAACATTTTTGTAA
- a CDS encoding pirin family protein, whose protein sequence is MSNIGLIIEERAADIGNFLVGRLLPFREKRAVGPFVFLDHMGPAKLKDYQNLDVPPHPHIGLSTLTYLFEGAIMHRDSVGTEMEITPGAVNWMTAGSGVVHSERTPEYLRTTDKSLHGLQIWVALPKEKENIEPSFVHIEAKDIPKWEQDNVSIKLIAGEAFGKKSPVPVYSPLYLIEIKSTIPATLNIGKDLFGESALYILEGEIKNDGNTYTSKQILVAKESSLCQFEMSENSTIYIFGGQAFPEEHFIYWNFVHSDKAIIEKAKQDWIDQKFPKVPNETEYVPLPNSR, encoded by the coding sequence ATGTCAAACATTGGATTAATCATAGAAGAACGAGCTGCCGATATTGGAAATTTTCTTGTGGGTAGATTGTTACCTTTTCGTGAAAAACGCGCGGTAGGACCTTTTGTGTTTTTGGATCACATGGGGCCAGCAAAACTTAAAGATTACCAAAATTTGGATGTGCCTCCGCATCCACACATTGGACTTTCAACACTTACGTATTTGTTTGAGGGAGCCATAATGCATCGTGACAGCGTGGGGACCGAAATGGAAATTACACCAGGCGCGGTTAATTGGATGACAGCAGGCAGTGGAGTAGTACATTCGGAGCGAACACCAGAGTATTTAAGAACGACGGATAAAAGTCTTCATGGTTTACAAATTTGGGTTGCATTACCAAAAGAAAAGGAAAATATTGAACCCTCGTTTGTACATATTGAAGCTAAAGATATTCCAAAATGGGAACAAGATAATGTTAGTATAAAGCTTATTGCTGGCGAGGCTTTTGGAAAAAAGTCACCTGTGCCAGTTTATAGTCCTTTGTACTTGATAGAAATTAAAAGTACAATCCCAGCGACACTCAATATAGGCAAAGATCTTTTTGGGGAAAGCGCTTTGTATATACTAGAAGGCGAAATCAAAAATGATGGAAATACCTATACTTCAAAACAAATCTTGGTTGCCAAAGAAAGCAGTCTTTGTCAGTTTGAAATGAGTGAGAACAGTACCATTTATATTTTTGGAGGACAAGCCTTTCCCGAAGAACATTTTATTTATTGGAATTTTGTGCATTCGGACAAAGCAATAATTGAAAAAGCAAAGCAAGACTGGATTGATCAAAAGTTTCCTAAAGTTCCTAATGAAACCGAGTATGTACCTTTACCTAATTCAAGATAA
- a CDS encoding IS982 family transposase — protein MNCELEFKSDVGRKQKMTDLEIVALSLTAEFMSIDSENALFKQINSNDILNLIDRSQFNKRRRKLFLFLEEVRTKLASFFLEFENYYIVDSMPLEICKFSRHNRVKICKDEFETAPSKGFCASQNNWFYGYKLHGVCSIAGIFHSLDITKAEVHDVHFLKNIKQQMSDCVVLGDRGYLSETIQLDLFQTVNVKLETPKRSNQKNYKPQSYIFRKSRKRIETLFSQLCDQFLIRRNYAKTFEGFKTRILAKITALTLVQYINKFIFDRPINNIKNQII, from the coding sequence TTGAATTGTGAATTAGAGTTCAAATCTGATGTTGGGAGAAAACAAAAAATGACTGATTTAGAGATTGTTGCACTGAGTTTAACTGCTGAATTTATGTCTATTGACAGTGAAAATGCTCTTTTCAAACAGATAAATTCTAATGATATTTTAAATCTTATCGATAGAAGTCAGTTTAATAAAAGGCGAAGAAAGTTGTTTTTATTTTTAGAAGAAGTTAGAACTAAATTAGCTTCTTTTTTTCTTGAATTTGAGAACTATTATATTGTAGATAGTATGCCGTTAGAGATATGTAAATTTTCTCGACACAATAGGGTTAAAATCTGTAAAGATGAATTTGAAACGGCTCCTTCAAAAGGATTTTGCGCCTCTCAAAACAATTGGTTTTATGGATATAAACTTCATGGTGTTTGCTCAATCGCTGGAATTTTTCATTCTTTAGATATTACAAAGGCAGAAGTCCATGATGTTCATTTTTTAAAAAACATAAAACAACAAATGTCTGATTGTGTGGTTCTTGGTGATAGAGGATATCTATCTGAAACAATCCAATTGGATTTATTCCAAACCGTAAATGTCAAATTAGAAACTCCAAAAAGAAGTAATCAAAAAAACTATAAGCCACAATCTTATATTTTTAGAAAATCAAGAAAAAGAATAGAGACATTGTTCTCGCAATTATGTGACCAATTTTTAATTCGAAGAAATTATGCCAAAACTTTTGAAGGTTTTAAAACAAGAATTTTAGCGAAAATAACAGCTCTAACTTTGGTTCAATATATCAATAAATTCATCTTTGATAGACCTATAAATAATATTAAAAATCAAATAATTTAA
- a CDS encoding heavy metal translocating P-type ATPase: protein MTTSNTYTFYIPLENVESEHCALIVDNGISKVKNITSHTVELNNNRAVITATNPEALPQAIHTIRDLGYGVTTIKKTFPVLGMTCASCAIGVETAIQIQAGIVTSSVNFATATVLVEYLPNMISIPEIKNIVQQAGYDLFIDDDEKQTETLEEIHQKMFSQLKLKTLWAGLLTTPVVIIGMFFMNIPYANYIMWILSTPVVVWLGQNFYINAWKQAKHRSANMDTLVALGTGVAYIFSVFNTVFPHFWHDRGLHAHVYFEAAAVIITFILLGKLLEEKAKGSTSSAIKKLMGLQPKTVTIINDKNQQIAIPIDQVRHGDSIVVKPGEQIAVDGVVTKGNSYVNESMLSGEPISLLKKENDKVYAGTINQKGSFVFRAEKVGSETMLANIIKMVQEAQGSKAPVQKLVDKIAGIFVPIVIIIALIAFASWFILGGENGFSQGLIALATVLIIACPCALGLATPTAIMVGIGKGAENGILIKDAISLELAQKINAIVLDKTGTITEGKPVVTDSYWNDETPFLKQILTSIEQQSEHPLAEAVINHFEAITGIPLDHFESITGKGVTASVEGKNYWVGNKKLILEKNIALSETLLEKSNQWSAESKTVIYFSDESHAIAAIAIEDKIKETSIGAIKQLQEANIAVYMLTGDNEATAASICKKTGITNYKSEVLPEQKAAFVKQLQSEGKIVAMVGDGINDSTALAQADVSIAMGKGSDIAMDVAKMTIISSDLSKIPEAIKLSQLTVATIKQNLFWALFYNVIGIPIAAGILYPINGFLLNPMLAGAAMALSSVCVVSNSLRLKLKNINLKKHLMETNSIKENEILYTFKTNINCSGCIAKVSPTLDTAKGIQTWNVDTTNTNKVLSVVSKGISKAEIIASVQKAGFEIETLE, encoded by the coding sequence ATGACAACTTCAAATACCTATACTTTTTATATTCCGCTGGAAAATGTGGAAAGCGAACATTGTGCTCTAATCGTTGATAATGGAATAAGTAAAGTAAAAAACATTACCTCTCATACAGTTGAACTCAACAATAATAGAGCGGTAATTACCGCTACCAATCCCGAAGCCTTACCCCAAGCAATACATACTATTCGAGATTTGGGTTATGGAGTAACAACGATAAAAAAAACCTTTCCAGTTCTTGGAATGACTTGTGCTTCCTGTGCGATTGGGGTAGAAACAGCTATTCAAATACAAGCTGGGATTGTTACATCATCGGTTAATTTTGCCACAGCAACTGTGTTGGTAGAATATTTACCGAACATGATTTCTATACCCGAAATAAAGAATATAGTACAACAAGCGGGTTATGATTTATTTATTGATGATGATGAAAAACAAACCGAAACACTAGAAGAAATTCATCAAAAAATGTTTAGTCAATTGAAACTAAAAACCCTTTGGGCGGGATTACTCACAACACCAGTAGTTATCATCGGAATGTTCTTTATGAATATCCCCTACGCTAACTACATCATGTGGATTTTATCGACTCCAGTGGTGGTTTGGTTGGGGCAGAATTTCTATATTAATGCATGGAAACAAGCCAAACACCGTTCTGCCAATATGGATACATTGGTTGCTTTGGGTACAGGAGTAGCATATATTTTTAGTGTGTTTAATACAGTATTCCCTCATTTTTGGCATGACAGAGGCTTACATGCTCATGTCTATTTTGAAGCCGCAGCAGTAATTATCACTTTTATCTTGCTGGGAAAATTATTAGAAGAAAAAGCCAAAGGCAGTACCTCATCGGCTATCAAAAAACTAATGGGATTACAACCCAAAACAGTAACAATTATCAATGATAAAAACCAACAGATCGCAATACCTATTGATCAGGTACGACATGGAGATAGTATCGTTGTAAAGCCTGGAGAGCAAATTGCAGTTGATGGTGTTGTGACCAAAGGAAATTCCTATGTCAATGAAAGCATGCTGAGTGGCGAACCCATTTCACTCTTGAAAAAAGAAAATGATAAAGTCTATGCCGGAACCATCAACCAAAAAGGAAGCTTTGTATTCCGTGCCGAAAAAGTAGGCTCCGAAACCATGCTTGCCAATATCATCAAGATGGTTCAGGAAGCACAAGGCAGTAAAGCACCCGTTCAAAAACTGGTTGATAAAATTGCAGGAATCTTTGTCCCTATTGTAATCATAATTGCCCTTATCGCTTTTGCATCATGGTTTATATTAGGAGGTGAAAATGGGTTTTCGCAAGGGCTAATAGCGTTGGCAACGGTATTAATTATTGCCTGTCCTTGTGCTTTAGGTCTTGCAACTCCAACCGCAATTATGGTAGGAATTGGCAAAGGAGCCGAAAACGGAATATTAATTAAAGATGCTATTAGTCTGGAATTGGCTCAAAAAATAAATGCAATTGTTCTGGACAAAACGGGTACCATTACCGAAGGCAAACCGGTTGTAACCGATTCATATTGGAATGATGAAACCCCTTTTCTTAAACAAATCTTAACCAGTATCGAACAACAATCCGAACACCCTTTGGCGGAAGCCGTAATCAATCATTTTGAAGCTATAACTGGAATTCCTTTGGATCATTTCGAGAGTATAACTGGCAAAGGTGTTACAGCATCTGTAGAGGGAAAAAACTATTGGGTAGGAAACAAAAAACTAATATTAGAAAAAAACATTGCACTTTCTGAGACGCTTCTTGAAAAAAGTAATCAATGGAGTGCCGAGTCAAAAACGGTTATCTATTTTTCAGATGAAAGTCATGCAATAGCCGCAATAGCCATCGAAGATAAAATTAAAGAAACATCAATCGGTGCCATCAAACAATTGCAGGAAGCCAATATAGCCGTCTATATGCTTACCGGCGATAACGAAGCAACAGCAGCTTCAATCTGCAAAAAAACAGGTATTACCAATTATAAATCCGAAGTGCTGCCCGAACAAAAAGCCGCCTTTGTAAAACAATTACAATCCGAAGGTAAAATTGTAGCGATGGTTGGCGACGGAATAAATGATAGTACCGCGCTGGCTCAAGCCGATGTTAGCATTGCCATGGGAAAAGGAAGTGACATTGCAATGGATGTCGCCAAAATGACCATCATTTCGTCCGATCTTAGTAAAATTCCCGAAGCCATCAAACTCTCCCAACTCACCGTAGCAACCATCAAACAAAACCTGTTTTGGGCATTGTTTTATAACGTAATTGGTATCCCAATAGCAGCCGGAATTTTGTATCCCATCAATGGATTTCTTTTAAACCCAATGCTTGCCGGTGCAGCCATGGCGCTTAGTAGCGTATGCGTGGTAAGTAATAGCCTTAGACTAAAACTAAAAAATATAAACCTTAAAAAACACCTTATGGAAACCAATTCAATAAAAGAAAATGAAATACTTTATACCTTCAAAACCAATATCAACTGTAGCGGATGCATCGCCAAAGTCTCCCCTACACTAGACACTGCAAAGGGAATTCAAACCTGGAATGTCGATACGACCAATACTAACAAAGTCCTTTCGGTGGTGTCCAAAGGCATTTCAAAAGCAGAAATCATAGCCTCAGTTCAAAAAGCGGGATTCGAAATCGAAACTTTAGAATAA
- a CDS encoding LytTR family DNA-binding domain-containing protein has translation MKKLNPSIKHHLLIGISISIWLFIFAFFIRPFDDGTINSKMWLFISVGFSMIAFLCYGILTIIQKSVYQKVSKWNLGFEIASLLFFHLLFLISTYIFYKSPILNGGYIFFQFLRIIILKSALISTPIILLARAYSIKLIPATQNHIAIRGENKLDILQIRKADLVCVSNSQNYVEIFYMEQSRLKTKLIRSTLKKVQHDFDFLIQIHRSHLINPSHFKAWKNQDTIFLTQMELPVSKNYKEQLLAL, from the coding sequence ATGAAGAAATTAAACCCTTCGATTAAGCATCATTTACTGATAGGAATCTCCATTAGTATCTGGCTTTTCATTTTCGCATTTTTTATAAGGCCATTTGATGATGGGACTATAAATTCTAAAATGTGGCTTTTTATAAGTGTTGGATTTAGTATGATTGCTTTTCTATGTTACGGAATACTTACTATAATTCAAAAAAGTGTGTATCAAAAAGTGTCCAAATGGAATTTGGGTTTTGAAATAGCTAGTCTTCTATTTTTTCACTTACTTTTTTTAATAAGTACCTATATTTTTTATAAATCTCCCATACTAAATGGAGGATATATATTTTTTCAATTTTTAAGAATAATAATTCTTAAATCAGCTTTGATTTCAACTCCTATAATACTATTAGCCAGAGCTTATTCAATTAAACTGATTCCTGCAACACAAAATCATATAGCGATTCGAGGTGAAAATAAATTAGATATTTTACAAATAAGAAAAGCTGACTTGGTGTGTGTCTCAAATTCGCAAAATTATGTCGAGATATTCTATATGGAACAGAGCCGACTAAAAACAAAATTAATTCGGAGTACGCTTAAAAAAGTGCAACATGATTTTGACTTTTTAATTCAAATTCATCGGTCACATTTAATAAATCCATCCCATTTTAAGGCTTGGAAAAATCAAGACACCATTTTTCTTACTCAAATGGAACTACCAGTTTCTAAAAATTATAAAGAGCAATTATTGGCTTTGTAA
- a CDS encoding DUF2711 family protein: MRNIFEGKNIYPHDGKIKDHFKDFYNSVYVAYLPFFRIENHLSKSDNYKKFEKITLENAKKEIDVLNNIQVPIAEILSYSNEDYPTDFEIYNNGKIINWKTIINEIGLKDNTDINKALRTSIGALRKIFNKPELSEKLNTYTTKNNIWNPTEGNFDVFSKIGIYRIFKLFNKNEILFVDEFYENIKTINLNEFTEYEFLEKFDYNDYYIYSTDKEIMFTIEWDSFFFLIATDEIKMDIIISEKYFEGFLCDNKTTHNWDYLDGELEKLLEIEKRQNQKSENKKWSKFWN, from the coding sequence TTGCGCAACATTTTCGAAGGCAAAAATATTTATCCTCACGATGGAAAAATTAAAGACCACTTTAAGGACTTTTACAATAGTGTCTATGTTGCATATTTACCATTTTTCAGAATTGAAAATCATTTATCAAAAAGCGACAACTATAAAAAATTTGAAAAAATAACATTAGAAAATGCAAAGAAGGAAATTGATGTTTTAAACAATATTCAAGTACCAATTGCTGAAATACTAAGTTATTCAAATGAAGATTATCCAACAGATTTTGAAATTTATAACAACGGTAAAATTATTAATTGGAAAACAATTATAAATGAAATTGGTTTAAAAGACAATACTGATATAAATAAAGCTCTAAGAACTTCAATTGGAGCTTTAAGAAAGATTTTTAACAAACCTGAATTGAGTGAAAAACTAAATACTTACACAACAAAAAATAATATTTGGAATCCAACTGAAGGAAATTTTGATGTTTTTTCTAAAATTGGAATCTATAGAATTTTTAAATTATTCAATAAAAATGAAATATTATTTGTTGATGAATTCTATGAGAATATAAAAACAATTAATCTAAACGAGTTCACAGAATATGAATTTTTAGAAAAATTTGATTATAATGATTATTACATTTATTCAACCGACAAAGAAATAATGTTTACAATTGAATGGGATAGTTTCTTCTTTCTAATTGCAACGGACGAAATTAAAATGGACATAATTATTTCAGAAAAATACTTTGAAGGATTTTTATGTGACAATAAAACAACCCATAATTGGGATTATTTAGATGGAGAATTAGAAAAACTATTAGAAATAGAAAAAAGGCAGAATCAAAAATCTGAAAACAAAAAATGGTCGAAATTCTGGAACTAA
- a CDS encoding class I SAM-dependent methyltransferase, whose amino-acid sequence MADNNPNVVGKGFDRITVVYDAVVCISSFNRINKSQLAFLSHLSTQKMGLILGGGTGYFLQKVLDKNEQIHITYVDASAKMIEYARKRIKKNRPNALHRVTFICSGVEDLEWQNYDLIVCNYILDLFDNAYVQVLAEKFKKHLTTKGLLYVTDFHIAETNGFMKWGTQTGLKVLYTLFRWTTQLQTKQLPETERLLKEQRFVITQSEYFLNGILACHLYKRTD is encoded by the coding sequence GTGGCTGATAATAACCCTAATGTTGTTGGAAAAGGATTTGATCGTATTACAGTTGTATATGATGCTGTTGTATGTATTTCGTCATTCAATAGGATCAATAAAAGCCAGCTGGCATTTCTATCACATCTCTCTACCCAAAAAATGGGTTTAATATTAGGTGGTGGTACGGGGTATTTTTTACAGAAAGTATTGGATAAAAATGAACAGATTCATATAACATATGTAGATGCTTCGGCAAAGATGATTGAGTATGCCCGAAAGCGTATCAAAAAGAACAGACCAAATGCTTTACACCGAGTAACGTTTATTTGTTCTGGTGTTGAAGATCTTGAGTGGCAAAATTACGACCTTATTGTCTGCAATTATATTTTAGATTTGTTTGATAACGCGTATGTACAAGTACTGGCTGAAAAGTTCAAAAAACATCTAACTACAAAAGGATTATTATATGTAACTGACTTTCATATTGCAGAAACAAATGGCTTTATGAAATGGGGTACACAAACAGGCTTAAAAGTCTTATATACACTTTTCAGGTGGACCACTCAACTGCAAACAAAACAACTTCCTGAGACAGAAAGACTTTTGAAAGAACAAAGATTCGTTATTACACAATCAGAATATTTTTTGAATGGAATATTAGCTTGCCACTTATACAAAAGGACTGATTAG
- a CDS encoding IS1182 family transposase gives MQHVTGIPRNQMCFSSLEDTISLDNPIRFIDFFVEILELNSLGFSVQTIKSEGRPSFDTTVFLKIYLYGYLNGLRSSRKLEKECVRNIELQWLLCGIVPNYHSISNFRKQNSIGLKKLFKLFVSFLKDADLIAGETIAIDGTKSRAHNSKKANFNQKKIDKHLAYIEEKVQQYLDELDKNDQQENNSGITKIQEKIERLKKNKIRYELLEKKLQSSGEPQISTTDEDSRALLVQGQVVEVSYNIQAAVDAKHNLVVATHTINRNDRNALTAIVLEAKENLSVETFTVLVDKGYHNGREITQCKNEKINTIVAHPEQGRSNENGTLPDYLVSKFKYNKDDDSYTCPQGVSLKTTGSWHKKSNEKDSYQFKKYRTSACKECLVKSLCTNRKDGREIDRSQYADAVEENNKRYQENQQLYRKRQEINEHIFGTIKRQWGYNHTNLMGLEKVNGEHSLIMLVYNIKRSINILGVPELIAKLKKWNSPYKIKGCFDFKTTYFKLFISRFENQLSIAS, from the coding sequence ATGCAACATGTCACAGGAATTCCACGTAATCAAATGTGTTTTTCGAGTTTAGAAGACACTATTTCTTTAGATAATCCTATTCGTTTTATAGATTTTTTTGTAGAAATTCTAGAGTTGAATTCTTTAGGGTTTTCTGTCCAAACTATTAAAAGTGAAGGTCGTCCGAGCTTTGACACCACAGTGTTTCTTAAAATCTATTTATACGGTTATTTAAATGGACTTAGAAGTTCTAGAAAGCTAGAAAAGGAATGCGTTCGTAATATAGAATTACAATGGCTTTTATGTGGAATAGTTCCTAATTATCACAGTATTTCCAATTTTAGAAAACAGAATTCAATAGGACTTAAAAAGTTGTTTAAACTCTTTGTTTCATTTTTAAAAGATGCTGACTTGATTGCAGGAGAAACCATTGCTATTGATGGTACTAAAAGCAGAGCTCACAACAGTAAAAAGGCTAATTTCAATCAAAAGAAGATAGATAAACACTTGGCTTATATTGAAGAAAAAGTACAACAATATTTAGATGAATTAGATAAAAATGACCAACAGGAAAACAATAGTGGCATTACCAAAATTCAAGAAAAGATAGAACGATTAAAAAAGAATAAAATCCGCTACGAACTCCTAGAAAAAAAGCTTCAAAGTAGTGGAGAACCACAAATTAGCACTACTGATGAAGACTCACGAGCACTTTTGGTTCAAGGACAAGTCGTGGAAGTAAGTTATAATATTCAAGCTGCGGTTGATGCCAAGCATAATTTGGTGGTTGCTACACATACTATTAATCGCAATGATCGCAATGCTTTGACTGCTATTGTACTCGAAGCAAAAGAAAACTTATCGGTAGAAACCTTTACAGTTTTGGTAGACAAAGGCTATCATAATGGTCGGGAAATCACCCAATGTAAAAATGAAAAGATCAACACTATTGTGGCGCATCCTGAACAAGGGAGAAGTAATGAAAACGGCACCCTGCCTGATTATTTGGTATCAAAATTTAAATACAATAAAGATGACGACAGCTATACTTGTCCTCAAGGCGTAAGCTTAAAAACTACAGGAAGCTGGCATAAGAAAAGTAATGAAAAAGATAGTTATCAATTTAAAAAATACCGCACTTCAGCTTGCAAAGAATGTCTTGTAAAATCACTTTGTACTAACCGAAAAGACGGACGAGAAATTGACAGAAGCCAGTATGCCGATGCTGTTGAAGAAAACAATAAACGATATCAAGAAAACCAGCAATTGTACCGCAAACGCCAAGAAATAAATGAGCATATCTTTGGGACAATCAAACGGCAATGGGGTTATAATCATACTAATTTAATGGGACTCGAAAAAGTAAATGGTGAACACAGTTTAATAATGCTGGTGTACAACATCAAACGCAGTATAAATATTTTGGGAGTACCAGAATTAATTGCCAAACTCAAGAAATGGAACTCACCTTACAAGATAAAAGGTTGTTTTGATTTTAAAACAACCTATTTTAAGCTTTTTATAAGTCGTTTTGAAAATCAGTTGTCAATTGCTTCTTAA
- a CDS encoding type II toxin-antitoxin system RelE/ParE family toxin — MNRELIFYENHFIDFYQVQDEKVKGKIQYVFELIKQVEKVPEKFLKHLTGTDGLYEIRIEYQSNIYRIFCCFDEGKLVVLFNGFQKKTQKTPSNEIEKAKKLKDEYFKQK; from the coding sequence ATGAATAGAGAGCTAATTTTTTACGAAAATCATTTCATAGATTTTTACCAAGTTCAAGATGAAAAGGTTAAAGGTAAAATTCAATATGTATTTGAACTTATAAAACAAGTTGAGAAAGTTCCTGAAAAATTCCTCAAACACTTAACTGGAACCGACGGTTTATATGAAATCAGAATAGAATATCAATCAAATATTTATCGAATATTTTGCTGTTTTGATGAAGGGAAATTAGTTGTATTGTTTAATGGATTTCAAAAGAAAACACAGAAAACACCTTCAAATGAAATTGAAAAAGCAAAAAAATTAAAGGACGAATATTTTAAACAAAAGTAA
- a CDS encoding amidohydrolase family protein: MKKRWGKRFLYTIMIIIVVFIGVFMWADHELYKVLGSSTKTINIASIVKQSKTIQIKNTNVLSEDCNHFIKNQDVIIKDGIIITIGKNQLLDSSSAIIDGTKKYLIPGLIDSHVHVKESENDLFLYLVNGVTSIREMAGRPVALVWRKSIQKNGIGPRMFIASPPIFSESGLMGYYYSWTRQSINYSNKNDAKKAIQKIKEQGYDAIKMYGFVNPEIFKTTVEIAKSYNLPVIGHIPLVNLETFYQSGQIEVAHVEEIIVKTIDDFGESIAQNPEEYLKYLKARSGQIAKKLKENNISVTSTVWLCESFLNQRFNLKSKLKEIELKYANPKIIEGTPLYKLGWLPGTNGYEYDGKNEPNAMKLSMTFWKTYVQTIHIMTKALVDNKVTIMAGTDANVATVVPGFSLHNELESLSKSGMTNSQALYSATVAPSNWMKSNTGKIKKGYNSDLILLTRNPLENIKNTKTIEYVFFGKYMIDKKQIMTILKAIEDANNKNRSIQIDQYL; this comes from the coding sequence ATGAAAAAACGATGGGGTAAGAGATTTCTATATACGATTATGATAATTATAGTCGTTTTTATTGGCGTTTTCATGTGGGCAGATCATGAATTATATAAAGTCTTGGGTAGCTCAACTAAGACTATAAATATTGCCTCTATTGTTAAACAATCCAAAACAATTCAAATAAAAAATACTAATGTTCTTTCAGAAGATTGCAACCATTTTATAAAAAATCAAGATGTAATTATTAAAGATGGTATAATCATTACAATAGGCAAAAATCAACTACTGGATAGTTCATCTGCTATTATTGATGGCACAAAAAAATATTTAATCCCAGGTCTTATAGATTCTCACGTTCATGTAAAAGAAAGTGAGAATGATTTATTTTTATATTTAGTCAATGGTGTTACCTCCATTAGAGAAATGGCTGGAAGGCCTGTTGCTTTAGTATGGAGGAAATCAATCCAAAAAAATGGCATAGGTCCAAGAATGTTTATTGCTTCTCCACCAATATTTAGTGAGAGTGGATTAATGGGCTATTATTATAGTTGGACTAGGCAATCGATCAATTATTCTAATAAAAATGATGCAAAAAAAGCAATTCAGAAAATAAAAGAACAAGGCTATGATGCTATTAAAATGTACGGCTTTGTAAATCCAGAGATATTTAAAACAACCGTAGAGATTGCTAAAAGTTATAATCTTCCTGTTATTGGTCATATCCCATTAGTAAATTTGGAAACTTTTTATCAATCTGGTCAAATCGAGGTTGCTCATGTTGAAGAAATAATCGTAAAAACAATTGATGATTTTGGAGAATCAATAGCTCAAAACCCAGAAGAATATCTCAAATATTTAAAAGCTCGTTCTGGGCAGATTGCAAAAAAACTAAAAGAGAATAACATTAGTGTTACCTCCACTGTTTGGTTGTGTGAAAGTTTTTTGAACCAACGCTTTAATTTAAAGTCTAAACTAAAAGAAATAGAATTAAAATATGCTAATCCAAAAATTATTGAAGGAACGCCATTATACAAATTAGGTTGGTTACCAGGCACCAATGGATATGAATATGATGGCAAAAATGAACCTAATGCCATGAAATTATCAATGACTTTTTGGAAAACATATGTACAAACTATTCATATCATGACAAAAGCATTGGTTGATAATAAAGTTACCATTATGGCTGGAACGGATGCCAATGTAGCTACAGTTGTTCCAGGGTTTTCTCTACATAATGAATTAGAGTCTTTATCTAAATCTGGAATGACAAACTCACAAGCACTGTACTCGGCAACAGTTGCACCAAGTAATTGGATGAAAAGCAATACTGGAAAAATAAAAAAAGGATATAATTCCGATTTAATACTACTTACAAGAAATCCATTAGAAAACATTAAAAATACAAAGACTATCGAATATGTGTTTTTTGGCAAATATATGATCGATAAAAAACAAATCATGACCATTTTGAAAGCCATAGAAGATGCAAATAATAAAAATAGAAGCATACAAATTGATCAATACTTATGA